A single window of Oerskovia paurometabola DNA harbors:
- the gcvP gene encoding aminomethyl-transferring glycine dehydrogenase, translating to MTQQSSDAFDSAHFPFRHLGPRPVSEDSAGAPSGEVATMLAELGYDSLDALIDAAVPDSIRTDRPLDLPAARTESEVLADLRAIAAKNVVKTQMIGLGYYGTITPPVVRRNVLESPAWYTAYTPYQPEISQGRLEALLNFQTVVLDLTGLEVANASLLDEATALAEAVALMWRAAKGGAGVVALDSELFPQTIAVARARAESVGLPVVVVDLSEGVTAGLVAAGVADQKLIGVVLQQSGTSGVVRDLRPLVAETKEQGALVTIAADLLALTLLVSPGELGADVAVGSAQRFGVPLFYGGPHAAFMAVRKGLERSLPGRLVGVSVDADGDQAYRLALQTREQHIRREKATSNICTAQALLAIVASMYAVYHGPAGLKEIAERVHSRAVALANGLRAAGVEVRHEVFFDTVAAVVPGRAAALVAAAADAGINVYNPDSDHVQIACDETTTPDDVLALVEVFAAGHDLGFVGGGSVLTPELLRTTDYLTHPVFHRHRSETAMLRYLRSLSDKDLALDRTMIPLGSCTMKLNATAEMEAISWPGFADLHPFVPADQALGYAELIDGLQAQLTEITGYAGVSVQPNAGSQGEFAGLLAIRDYHRSRGEEGRDVCLIPASAHGTNAASAALAGMRVVVVATSEKGEVQLDDLRAKLEQHGPQVAAIMITYPSTHGVYEEHVREVCDLVHAVGGQVYIDGANLNALVGLARPGEFGGDVSHLNLHKTFCIPHGGGGPGVGPVAVAEHLVPFLPGNPLTGEGAAPVSAAPFGSAGILPISYAYVALMGPDGLEAATKTAVLAANYLASRLTEHFPVLYTGEAGLVAHECILDLRPITAQTGVTAEDVAKRLMDYGFHAPTLSFPVAGTLMVEPTESEDLAELERFVAAMVAIKAEIDEVAAGTWGIEESPLRGAPHTAAAVVSDAWDKPYSREVAAYPLATLRSGKYWPPVRRIDGARGDRNLVCSCPPIESYS from the coding sequence GTGACACAGCAGTCCAGCGACGCGTTCGACAGCGCGCACTTCCCGTTCCGCCACCTCGGGCCCCGCCCGGTCTCCGAGGACTCGGCCGGCGCGCCCTCGGGTGAGGTCGCGACCATGCTCGCCGAGCTCGGCTACGACTCGCTCGACGCGTTGATCGACGCCGCGGTCCCGGACTCGATCCGGACCGACCGCCCGCTCGACCTGCCCGCGGCCCGCACCGAGTCCGAGGTCCTCGCGGACCTGCGGGCCATCGCGGCCAAGAACGTCGTCAAGACGCAGATGATCGGTCTCGGCTACTACGGGACCATCACTCCCCCGGTCGTCCGGCGCAACGTGCTCGAGTCTCCCGCCTGGTACACGGCGTACACGCCGTACCAGCCCGAGATCTCCCAGGGGCGCCTCGAGGCGCTGCTCAACTTCCAGACCGTGGTCCTCGACCTGACCGGGCTCGAGGTCGCCAACGCGTCGCTGCTCGACGAGGCCACCGCGCTCGCCGAGGCGGTCGCGCTCATGTGGCGCGCGGCCAAGGGTGGGGCGGGCGTCGTCGCCCTGGACTCCGAGCTGTTCCCGCAGACGATCGCCGTGGCCCGGGCCCGGGCCGAGTCGGTGGGCCTGCCGGTGGTCGTGGTCGACCTGTCCGAGGGCGTGACGGCGGGCCTCGTCGCCGCCGGGGTGGCGGACCAGAAGCTCATCGGCGTGGTGCTGCAGCAGAGCGGCACCTCGGGCGTGGTCCGGGACCTGCGCCCCCTCGTCGCCGAGACCAAGGAGCAGGGCGCTCTGGTGACGATCGCCGCCGACCTGCTGGCCCTCACCCTGCTCGTCTCCCCCGGCGAGCTCGGTGCGGACGTCGCGGTGGGCTCCGCCCAGCGCTTCGGCGTGCCGCTGTTCTACGGCGGCCCGCACGCCGCGTTCATGGCGGTCCGCAAGGGCCTCGAGCGGTCGCTCCCGGGCCGGCTTGTCGGGGTGTCGGTCGACGCCGACGGCGACCAGGCCTACCGCCTGGCCCTGCAGACCCGCGAGCAGCACATCCGCCGCGAGAAGGCGACGAGCAACATCTGCACGGCCCAGGCGCTGCTCGCGATCGTCGCGTCGATGTACGCGGTCTACCACGGGCCCGCAGGGCTCAAGGAGATCGCGGAGCGCGTGCACTCGCGGGCCGTGGCGCTCGCGAACGGTCTGCGGGCCGCGGGCGTCGAGGTTCGCCACGAGGTCTTCTTCGACACCGTGGCGGCCGTGGTGCCGGGTCGCGCGGCAGCCCTGGTCGCTGCCGCGGCGGACGCCGGGATCAATGTGTACAACCCGGATTCTGATCATGTACAGATTGCGTGCGACGAGACGACGACCCCCGACGACGTGCTCGCGCTCGTCGAGGTCTTCGCGGCCGGCCATGACCTCGGGTTCGTCGGCGGCGGCAGCGTGCTGACCCCGGAACTGCTGCGCACGACGGACTACCTGACCCACCCGGTGTTCCACCGCCACCGCTCGGAGACCGCGATGCTGCGCTACCTGCGCTCGCTCTCCGACAAGGACCTCGCGCTCGACCGCACCATGATCCCGCTCGGCTCGTGCACCATGAAGCTCAACGCGACCGCCGAGATGGAGGCCATCTCCTGGCCCGGGTTCGCGGACCTGCATCCCTTCGTGCCCGCCGACCAGGCCCTCGGATACGCCGAGCTGATCGACGGCCTCCAGGCCCAGCTCACCGAGATCACGGGCTACGCGGGCGTCTCGGTGCAGCCCAACGCGGGGTCGCAGGGCGAGTTCGCGGGCCTGCTCGCGATCCGCGACTACCACCGCTCGCGCGGCGAGGAGGGGCGCGACGTGTGCCTCATCCCAGCCTCGGCGCACGGCACCAACGCGGCGTCGGCGGCGCTGGCGGGCATGCGCGTCGTGGTCGTGGCGACGTCCGAGAAGGGCGAGGTCCAGCTCGACGACCTGCGCGCCAAGCTCGAGCAGCACGGCCCCCAGGTCGCGGCGATCATGATCACCTACCCCTCGACCCACGGCGTCTACGAGGAGCACGTGCGCGAGGTCTGCGATCTTGTACATGCGGTTGGGGGCCAGGTGTACATCGATGGCGCGAACCTCAACGCGCTCGTCGGGCTCGCCCGGCCCGGCGAGTTCGGGGGCGACGTCTCGCACCTGAACCTGCACAAGACGTTCTGCATCCCGCACGGCGGTGGCGGCCCCGGGGTCGGACCCGTCGCCGTCGCCGAGCACCTGGTCCCGTTCCTCCCCGGGAACCCCCTCACGGGCGAGGGGGCGGCACCGGTCTCGGCCGCTCCCTTCGGCTCGGCCGGCATCCTCCCGATCTCCTACGCGTACGTCGCCCTCATGGGGCCCGACGGCCTGGAGGCCGCGACCAAGACCGCCGTGCTCGCCGCCAACTACCTGGCCAGCCGCCTGACCGAGCACTTCCCCGTGCTCTACACCGGCGAGGCGGGCCTGGTCGCGCACGAATGCATCCTCGACCTGCGCCCGATCACCGCGCAGACCGGCGTCACGGCCGAGGACGTGGCCAAGCGCCTCATGGACTACGGGTTCCACGCGCCCACGCTGTCCTTCCCGGTCGCGGGCACGCTCATGGTCGAGCCGACCGAGAGCGAGGACCTCGCCGAGCTCGAGCGCTTCGTGGCGGCGATGGTCGCGATCAAGGCCGAGATCGACGAGGTCGCGGCCGGTACGTGGGGCATCGAGGAGTCGCCGCTGCGCGGGGCGCCTCACACTGCCGCCGCGGTCGTCTCGGACGCCTGGGACAAGCCCTACTCGCGCGAGGTCGCGGCCTACCCGCTCGCTACGCTGCGGTCGGGCAAGTACTGGCCGCCCGTGCGCCGCATCGACGGGGCGCGTGGCGACCGCAACCTCGTGTGCTCCTGCCCCCCGATCGAGTCGTACTCCTGA
- the gcvT gene encoding glycine cleavage system aminomethyltransferase GcvT: MTESVQDTTPVADRLSPLHAEHVALGASLTSFGGWQMPLRYTSDLAEHRGVREAAGLFDLSHMGEIEVSGPQAAAALDHALVGNLTAVAVGRARYTMICAEDGSVLDDLVVYRLGEERFLVVANAGNAPLVTDELVRRSKGFDATVTDQAADTALVAVQGPRAEEIVGSLVAPGDVQVIKDLKYYASVELRVAGIDALVARTGYTGEDGFELFVPAGAARELWQKVLVAGEPHGLVPAGLSARDSLRLEAGMPLYGHELDTTTTPFEAGLGRVVKLDKVDAEGNPLDFVGRAALASRKGAQPARVLVGLRGLGKRPARAGYPVVIPGKDPDVQIGFVTSGAPSPTLGYPVAMAYVTPEFSAEGTELAVDVRGREEPVVIVPMPFYRRPQAS; the protein is encoded by the coding sequence ATGACGGAGTCCGTGCAGGACACCACCCCGGTCGCTGACCGCCTCAGCCCGCTCCACGCCGAGCACGTCGCCCTGGGGGCCTCGCTCACGAGCTTCGGCGGGTGGCAGATGCCGCTGCGCTACACGAGCGACCTGGCCGAGCACCGCGGGGTGCGCGAGGCCGCAGGCCTGTTCGACCTCTCGCACATGGGCGAGATCGAGGTCAGCGGACCCCAGGCGGCCGCAGCCCTGGACCACGCCCTCGTGGGCAACCTCACGGCGGTCGCCGTGGGCCGTGCGCGCTACACGATGATCTGCGCCGAGGACGGCTCGGTGCTCGACGACCTGGTCGTCTACCGTCTGGGCGAGGAGCGGTTCCTCGTCGTGGCCAACGCCGGGAACGCGCCGCTCGTGACCGACGAGCTGGTCCGTCGCTCGAAGGGCTTCGACGCGACCGTCACCGACCAGGCCGCGGACACCGCGCTCGTCGCGGTCCAGGGGCCGCGTGCCGAGGAGATCGTCGGCTCGCTCGTGGCGCCCGGCGATGTACAAGTCATCAAGGACCTGAAGTACTACGCCTCGGTAGAGCTCCGGGTCGCGGGGATCGACGCCCTCGTGGCCCGCACCGGGTACACGGGGGAGGACGGGTTCGAGCTCTTCGTGCCCGCCGGAGCGGCCCGCGAGCTGTGGCAGAAGGTGCTTGTCGCAGGGGAGCCTCACGGCCTGGTCCCCGCCGGGCTCTCGGCGCGCGACTCGTTGCGCCTCGAAGCCGGCATGCCGCTCTACGGCCACGAGCTCGACACGACCACGACGCCGTTCGAGGCGGGCCTGGGCCGCGTCGTGAAGCTCGACAAGGTCGACGCCGAGGGCAACCCTCTCGACTTCGTGGGCCGCGCGGCCCTGGCGTCCCGCAAGGGCGCTCAGCCTGCGCGCGTGCTCGTGGGCCTCCGTGGCCTGGGAAAGAGGCCGGCTCGCGCGGGATACCCGGTCGTGATCCCGGGCAAGGACCCCGACGTGCAGATCGGCTTCGTGACCTCGGGCGCCCCCTCGCCGACCCTCGGGTATCCGGTCGCCATGGCCTACGTGACGCCCGAGTTCAGCGCCGAGGGCACCGAGCTCGCGGTCGACGTCCGGGGCCGTGAGGAGCCGGTGGTGATCGTGCCCATGCCGTTCTACCGTCGTCCCCAGGCGTCCTGA
- the gcvH gene encoding glycine cleavage system protein GcvH: protein MADFPADLQYTAEHEWLDASTPAVVGITSTAAEALGDIVYLELPEVGATVTAGSVIGEVESTKSVSELYSPVTGTVAEVNQAAIDDPSLVNAEPFAGGWLIKVDVTETGPVLTADEYSALVGG from the coding sequence ATGGCAGACTTCCCCGCCGACCTGCAGTACACCGCCGAGCACGAGTGGCTCGACGCCTCGACCCCCGCCGTCGTCGGCATCACGAGCACGGCCGCCGAGGCCCTCGGTGACATCGTCTACCTCGAGCTGCCCGAGGTCGGCGCGACCGTCACGGCAGGCTCGGTGATCGGTGAGGTCGAGTCGACCAAGTCGGTCTCCGAGCTGTACTCGCCGGTCACCGGGACCGTGGCAGAGGTCAACCAGGCCGCGATCGACGACCCGTCCCTCGTCAACGCCGAGCCGTTCGCCGGCGGCTGGCTGATCAAGGTCGACGTGACCGAGACCGGACCGGTGCTCACGGCCGACGAGTACAGCGCGCTCGTGGGCGGCTGA
- a CDS encoding LuxR C-terminal-related transcriptional regulator, which translates to MSIIELARTESPAVQLAAPLTRREQVVLSNLSEDITLEQIATKLFVTRNTVKSQVRSLYRKLGVSTRAEAVQWAKDAGIR; encoded by the coding sequence ATGAGCATCATCGAACTGGCCCGGACAGAGTCGCCGGCCGTCCAGCTCGCAGCACCACTCACCCGCCGTGAGCAGGTCGTGCTGTCGAACCTTTCCGAGGACATCACCCTGGAGCAGATCGCCACCAAGCTGTTCGTCACCCGCAACACCGTGAAGTCGCAGGTGCGCAGCCTCTACCGCAAGCTCGGTGTCTCGACGCGCGCCGAGGCCGTCCAGTGGGCCAAGGACGCAGGTATCCGCTGA
- a CDS encoding (deoxy)nucleoside triphosphate pyrophosphohydrolase yields the protein MISRRLVVAAAVVDDLTNPRLLLAARRSRPVELAGRWEFPGGKVDPGETPVDGLHRELREELGVQVELGDELAGPDEGGWNITDRHVMRLWLARIVAGEPEPLVEHDELSWLPTGEWGSVDWLDGDVRIVDALSDWVAQEAV from the coding sequence ATGATCTCCCGCCGTCTCGTGGTGGCCGCCGCCGTCGTCGACGACCTCACGAACCCTCGCCTGCTGCTCGCCGCCCGCCGTTCTCGGCCGGTCGAGCTCGCGGGGCGCTGGGAGTTCCCGGGGGGCAAGGTCGATCCGGGGGAGACACCCGTCGACGGGCTGCACCGTGAGCTCCGCGAGGAGCTGGGCGTGCAGGTCGAGCTCGGTGACGAGCTCGCCGGGCCTGACGAAGGCGGCTGGAACATCACGGACCGGCACGTCATGCGTCTGTGGCTCGCCCGCATCGTGGCGGGGGAGCCCGAGCCGCTCGTCGAGCATGACGAGCTGTCCTGGTTGCCGACCGGCGAGTGGGGGAGCGTCGACTGGCTGGACGGCGACGTCCGGATCGTCGACGCGCTCAGCGACTGGGTGGCGCAGGAAGCCGTCTGA
- a CDS encoding AAA family ATPase, whose translation MLTLLGPVDDVVAHLGHSPRRVVVAGVSGSGKTTLARRVAARLDLPHTEIDALFHGPGWTPRATFLDDVRDVVGQEGFVVEWQYRAARQLLLDEADLVVWLDLPVATTMRQVVARTLRRAWRHEVLWNGNVEPPLRTVLRDPGHVVRWAWSTRHSLRDLPATVARQDPPPVLVRLRSRRQVETWVRRLPAPPSR comes from the coding sequence GTGCTCACCCTCCTCGGCCCCGTGGACGACGTCGTCGCACACCTCGGGCACAGCCCTCGCCGCGTCGTCGTGGCCGGGGTCTCGGGGTCGGGGAAGACGACCCTCGCGCGGCGGGTCGCCGCACGGCTCGACCTGCCGCACACCGAGATCGACGCGCTCTTCCACGGCCCGGGATGGACTCCCCGGGCGACGTTCCTCGACGACGTGCGCGACGTCGTCGGGCAGGAGGGTTTCGTCGTCGAGTGGCAGTACCGCGCGGCGCGACAGCTTCTCCTGGACGAGGCCGACCTCGTCGTGTGGCTCGACCTGCCGGTGGCGACGACGATGCGCCAGGTCGTGGCACGCACGCTGCGGCGCGCGTGGCGGCACGAGGTGCTGTGGAACGGCAACGTCGAGCCACCGCTGCGGACGGTCCTCCGGGACCCGGGCCACGTCGTCCGGTGGGCGTGGTCCACGCGGCACTCGTTGCGCGACCTCCCGGCAACGGTCGCACGCCAGGACCCGCCGCCGGTTCTCGTGCGCCTGCGCAGCAGGCGTCAGGTCGAGACCTGGGTCAGACGGCTTCCTGCGCCACCCAGTCGCTGA